The Syntrophobotulus glycolicus DSM 8271 DNA window GAGGTCAATAACATCAGGGACGCTCTCGTCCAGGCAGATCCCGCGAATAAAGACTATTATGAAAAAAACTGCAATGATTATATCTCCCAACTCGAAAACCTTTACAACGAATATCACGGAAAATTCCAGTCCGCGCAGAAAAAGAGCTTTGTAACGGGACATGCTGCTTTTGCCTATCTCTGCCGGGACTTTGGCTTAGAGCAAAACAGCGTGGAAGACGTTTTTGCGGAGGGCGAACCCAGTGCTCAGCAATTGACCGAGCTCGTAGAATACTGTAAGAAAAATAAAGTAACCGCCATTTTTGCCGAAGAAATGGCCAGTCCGGATGTTTCCCAAACACTGGCCAAGGAAGTCGGCGCCAAAGTAGAAACCATTTACACGATAGAAAGCAATGAGGATGATTTGACTTATCTGGAACGGATGACGGACAACCTGTCCAAGATTTATGAGAGTTTGATCGAATAAACCGCTTGTGTAACCCTTTAAAAGGACGGGATTTGCAATATTCTTATAAAAAATTTATTTGATATCGTGAAGAGCTTATTAGCGGGCTTTTTATTTTCAAAGGATTAATGGTATAATAGGTTTGGCCGTGCTAGATGGGGAGGTAGCGGTTCCCTGTAACCCGCAGTCCGCTGCAGCGGGATCGAATTCCTTTGTGAGGGCCTAATTGTCGGAGCAGTCTGTGCATCTGAAGTGATGACATTCTGGTCTTGCGCAACGGAATGCTTTGAACCGTGTCAGGTCCTGACGGAAGCAGCACTAAGGAGATTTTTCCGTGTGCCGCAAGGTTGCCGGAAGGGAACTTCGGTTTACAGGTAACGTCCGGTGGTTATGGTTCGGGCAAAGGTGCACGGTCTTATTTTCTTAAGGTGGTTAGAACCATCTTTTTTATTACGTTAAAATCAAGCCGGCAAAAACTGAACCGGTATGGATGAAGGTGAAGGAAATGGCCTATTTGGCGCTTTACCGGGAATGGAGGCCAAGACGATTTCAGGACTTGGTCGGACAGGAACATGTGAAAAGAATTCTGACAAATGCTCTGATCAGCAATAAGGTTGCCCACGCCTATCTTTTCAGCGGTCCCAGAGGAACGGGAAAAACCACGGCGGCCAAGATCTTAGCCAAGGCTTTGAACTGTGCTTTTCGCCGGGGGGAGGAACCCTGCAATGAATGTGATTCTTGTCAGGGAATTGACCAGGGGCAAGCCATGGATGTTTTGGAGATTGATGCGGCCTCCAACCGCGGCATAGATGAAATCCGTAATCTCCGGGAGAATGTTAAGCTCGCTGCGACATCAGGGGAATACAAGGTTTATATTATTGATGAAGTGCATATGTTAACGGCAGAGGCGTTTAACGCATTGTTAAAGACCCTTGAGGAGCCTCCGAC harbors:
- a CDS encoding metal ABC transporter substrate-binding protein, with product MLKRWTVLLLCLLAVVSFPGCSSNNPVTKTEESKLEVSVTFNALKEFVAAVGKDKVEISTLIPDGMEPHDFEPKAQDLTGLSTAKVFVYSGLGMEGWVEEAIKAANNAGLIAVEASKGAGAIAGAEHEGGEEHGQYDPHIWLSLKGAEIEVNNIRDALVQADPANKDYYEKNCNDYISQLENLYNEYHGKFQSAQKKSFVTGHAAFAYLCRDFGLEQNSVEDVFAEGEPSAQQLTELVEYCKKNKVTAIFAEEMASPDVSQTLAKEVGAKVETIYTIESNEDDLTYLERMTDNLSKIYESLIE